In a single window of the Nicotiana tomentosiformis chromosome 8, ASM39032v3, whole genome shotgun sequence genome:
- the LOC138897357 gene encoding uncharacterized protein, with product MERTLRVMKATAAESVELASYSLQDVAVNWYASWELSRGEDTSLAVWHEFTEAFLRHYLPPELRRARVDRFLTLRHGNMSVREYNLQFDCLSRYAPTIVAKMEDRVHRFVIGWELHLLNDCMSVSLQPGMDISRNQAYAQGVDEHKQK from the coding sequence atggagaggactttgagggtaatgaaggccactgcggctgagtcagttgagctagcttcttATAGTCTtcaggatgttgcagttaattggtacgcgtcttgggagttgtccagaggtgaggatacCTCTCTAGCGGTATGGCatgagtttacagaggcttttctccgtcattatctgccaccagagcttagacgggctagagttgataggttcttgacccttcgacatggtaatatgagtgttcgggagtacaaccttcaaTTTGATTGTTTgtctaggtatgctcccactattgtagctaagatggaggatcgggttcaccggtttgTGATAGGGTGGGAGCTGCACCTGCTTAacgactgtatgtcggtctcacttcagccaggcatggatatttctcgtaatcaggcatacgctcagggtgtagatgAGCATAAGCAGAAGTAG